A window from Dioscorea cayenensis subsp. rotundata cultivar TDr96_F1 unplaced genomic scaffold, TDr96_F1_v2_PseudoChromosome.rev07_lg8_w22 25.fasta BLBR01000807.1, whole genome shotgun sequence encodes these proteins:
- the LOC120255051 gene encoding pentatricopeptide repeat-containing protein At3g22670, mitochondrial, translated as MAPFCGALLAASFYGIKDLKSRMILLKFRGLCCLVEPHELPAWFKIPASRPMTLISDSDDDFVIPAESQSLVTSVNTRKANGFMTDVRKDPPCEIVVDDDVDEISNVLKKRFSSPETVCLALDACSVKVSKSLIDKILRRFNNNWISAFGFFKWVDNQPEFNNKQFPKSYDMMVDILGKCKKFDLMLQLVEEMNHIGGLVSLSTMAKVIRRFSGARRWHDAIKTFYDLELFGVKKDCSAFNVLLDSLCKERNVKCARDVFLLMRSHIPPNASSFNILLHGWCKARKLDEAKQVIKEMRDFGFTPCVISYTNLIEAYCIQKDFENANAILAEMRSQGCLPTVVTYTIIMHSLGKANKIQEALQVPVKMSRDGCTPDTSFYNSLIYILCKAGRLADANRLFEEMHRDGVPPNAITYSTLISAFCDYSQEEDAFKLITKMGESPCKPDVKTYHPLLKLCCKRKWTKLLMYLLVDMFEKDISLDPGTYTMLVQGLCQNGKLQQSCLFFEEMVLKGIAARPRTLNLLLEGLEKKGIYGAKEKIHQLMLQTRSRR; from the coding sequence ATGGCCCCATTTTGTGGAGCTCTTTTAGCAGCTTCGTTTTATGGAATCAAAGATCTAAAAAGTCGGATGATTTTGCTCAAGTTTAGAGGCTTATGCTGTTTAGTTGAGCCACATGAATTGCCTGCTTGGTTTAAGATCCCGGCAAGCAGGCCTATGACTCTTATTTCTGATTCTGATGATGATTTTGTGATTCCGGCTGAGTCGCAGAGTTTGGTGACTTCGGTGAATACCCGAAAAGCCAATGGCTTCATGACTGATGTGAGGAAGGATCCGCCATGCGagattgttgttgatgatgatgttgatgaaatTAGCAATGTTTTGAAGAAGAGGTTTTCATCTCCTGAAACGGTTTGTTTAGCTCTTGATGCTTGCTCTGTCAAGGTCTCCAAGAGTTTGATCGACAAGATATTGAGGAGGTTTAATAATAATTGGATTTCAGCTTTTGGGTTCTTTAAGTGGGTTGATAATCAGCCTGAATTTAACAACAAACAGTTTCCCAAATCATATGATATGATGGTTGACATCTTGGGGAAGtgtaaaaaatttgatttgatgttgCAATTAGTTGAGgaaatgaatcacattgggggATTGGTCTCGTTATCAACAATGGCTAAAGTTATTAGAAGGTTTTCAGGGGCTAGAAGATGGCATGATGCTATAAAGACGTTCTATGATTTGGAGTTGTTTGGGGTAAAGAAGGATTGTTCAGCTTTTAATGTACTTTTGGATAGTTTGTGCAAGGAGAGAAATGTTAAGTGTGCAAGGGATGTGTTCTTGTTGATGAGGAGTCATATACCTCCTAATGCTAGTAGTTTCAATATTTTGCTACATGGGTGGTGCAAAGCTCGGAAACTAGACGAAGCAAAACAGGTCATCAAGGAAATGAGAGATTTTGGTTTCACTCCTTGTGTGATTTCATATACAAATCTGATTGAAGCTTATTGCATCCAGAAGGATTTCGAGAATGCCAATGCTATTCTTGCTGAGATGCGATCCCAGGGATGCCTTCCAACTGTTGTTACATACACAATCATAATGCATTCTTTAGGAAAGGCAAATAAGATTCAAGAAGCTTTGCAGGTTCCTGTCAAGATGAGTAGAGATGGTTGTACTCCAGACACTTCATTTTATAATTCTCTGATTTACATACTATGCAAAGCAGGGAGACTGGCAGATGCAAATCGTCTGTTTGAGGAGATGCACAGGGATGGGGTTCCTCCAAATGCTATTACATACAGTACCTTGATTTCCGCCTTTTGTGATTATTCTCAAGAGGAAGATGCATTCAAACTAATTACTAAAATGGGAGAAAGCCCTTGCAAGCCTGATGTCAAGACTTACCACCCGTTACTGAAACTATGCTGTAAAAGGAAATGGACAAAATTGTTAATGTACTTGTTAGTAGATATGTTCGAAAAGGATATTAGCTTGGATCCAGGCACCTACACTATGCTAGTGCAGGGTCTGTGTCAGAATGGCAAACTACAACAGTCATGCTTGTTTTTTGAGGAAATGGTGCTGAAGGGGATTGCTGCCAGGCCCCGTACTTTAAACCTTTTGTTGGAGGGTCTTGAAAAAAAGGGCATTTATGgggcaaaagaaaaaattcatcaaTTGATGTTGCAAACACGAAGCAGAAGATGA